The genomic window CAAGAAGCCGTAAACCAGGTCGTCGTGCACGGCTACACAGTGCTCGATGTCAGCCAGCGGCTGGGTATCTCGAACAAGAGTCTTTACGACTGGATCAAAAGGTTCAGTGAATCGCCACCAGTTCTCTAGACACTTTCCAGTTGTTTTTCGTGATGCTGTTCGTAGTCTACAGGTGACAGCAGGCTGTTCGAGCCATGCCGGCGTCTGACGTTGTAGAACATCTCGATATAGTCAAAGATATCGGCCCGGGCATCCTGCCGGGTCGGATATATCTTGCGCTTCACGCGCTCGCGTTTCAGAAGCTGGAAGAAGCTTTCAGCGACTGCGTTGTCATGGCAGTTGCCGCGTCTGCTCATACTGCCCTCAAGGCCGTTTGCGCGTAGAAACGCGCTCCAGTCATAGCTTGTGTATTGACTGCCCTGGTCCGAATGAACAAGTACCTTGCTCACCGGCTTGCGACGCCACACCGACATCAACAAGGCATCTAGAACCAGATCGCTCGTGATCCGTGATTGCATCGACCAGCCAATCACCCGGCGCGAGAATAAGTCGATGACCACGGCCAGGTACAACCAGCCTTCGTGGGTCCGAATATGGGTGATGTCGGTCGCCCATCGCTCGTTCGGCGCAGCCGGATTAAACTGTCTCTGCAGGACATTAGGCGTCACATCATGCGCTTTTCCAGCCTTATGCCGTGGCTTGCGATATCCAACCTGCGCCCTGATTCCAGCGTCTTTCATGAGACGGTGGACACGGTTGGGGCCGCAACACTCGCCTATTTCATGCAAATCACGATGGATCTTCCGATAGCCATACACAGCACCGGACTCGAGCCAGAACTGCTTGATCAGGCCAGAGAGCCGCTTGTCCTCACAACGGCGAGTCGATTGCGGCTGTCGACGCCACGCATAGAAACCGCTGGGGTGAACGTTAAGCAAAGAACACAGATGCCGCACCGGCAACTGGTGGCGATGGGATTGAATAAAAGCGTACTTCACTCGGATTGGCTCGCGAAGTACGCCGCGGCTTTTTTTAGAATGTCACGCTCCTCCGTGACACGCTTAAGCTCTTTTTGTAGCCGACGAATCTCGGCCTGATCATCAGCCTCCACTCGATGTTGCTCAGCAGCCGGCCCGTACTTCTTCACCCAGGCATACAGACTGTGCGTCGTCACGCCCAGCCGACTGGCCACGTCCGCCACGCTGTAGCCGCGATCAGTAATCTGGCGAACAGCTTCTCTCTTGAATTCTTCGGGGTAACGCTTGTTGCTCATAAACACCTCTCTGATAGCCATTTTCTATGGCTGAAAGGTGTCTAGCAAACTGGTGGCGATTCAGACTGTAATGCTGAGCTTCCCGTTTTGTAAGTTCCCGCATGGATAAATATCTGCATAACTGGCTCTGATAAGTGCTCTCTGAACCTCAATCCCAAAATTTAGTTCAATCACAAAGTTCCGCAAGGAGTGGCTCCGTCACACCAAACTCAAACTCAAACTCAAACTCAAACTCAAACAGCTTTTGTTCGTAAACTGAAACGCAATGCGAAGCCAAAGGTCGCGTTCTAGTTGCTGAAGCCAGGAAAGTCGAAGCGCGTTGTCGAGCTACATCACGTGGCACATGACAAAAAACTCATACTGGCAGCTTCGGGTCAGAAATACGGTGCTATCAATCCCTCATTGCCGACATTGACCTACTTGAGGACGTGACTGCCAAGCCAAGTGTAACTTTCTTTAAAATCAACGCCGCTCTGTCGAAAGTAACTCATACCATGCAACTCATTTACTTTCACTGCTAAAGGCGATGGCGAAGGTGACTCCCGATGCTGCGGATGAAGTAACTCAATTGCATCTATCGCTTCTGCAAGCCGCTCCGTAGCGGCCTCTGCAGAACGATGCTCCATAATATAGTTTCGACAACGCATGGTTGGTTGCCTCTCTATCAAGCCACTTACTACGTCACATAGGTCGTTTTCCGAAGCGAACTGGCCAGTGTGCTCGTTGACGAAATCGTACTTAACGCCGTAGTTATGCCCTTCTCGCATCACAACGGGCGTGTCGCAAAGCATGCTTTCAATGATAGCTCGATTGTTACCTTCGAATTTTGACCAAAGAACGCTAGCTTTCGACTGCCGCAACAAATCCGCGACCTCGGTTGGTGTAACCCATTCATAGAACTCGACGACTTGCTGCACCCCAGCATCAGCTGCCATCTGCTGAATATCTTCTTTGGTGAGATCTACTGGATAGCCCACGAGGGCGATTCTGAAGTTCGGATCTTGCTTTACTAGAGGAGCAATCGCCGTAAAGAAAGCTTGATGTCTTTTGAATCTTGCCCATCCAGCCACCATAATCAAATCTATGGGCCGATGAACACCAGCCTCAGGACTATGAAACATGTCATGATTGATAAACCAACTAGGGCCAACATCTACAGGAATTAGATTACTCCTTAGCTGCTCAATAAACGCAAAATCACGTGGCTCGTACGCTTGAACCAAAATCGGCGCTTTAAATTGGGTAAAAGCCAAAATGTCCGCCTCACAAAGCCCTGCCCAGCTTGGCTCAAGAATGAGGTGAAAGCGTTCCAGTATTTTTTCGACATCATAAAATTTCAGGAAGGGCAAAAAATATGCATTGTAGTTAATGATGATTACGCCTTTGGACGCATCTCCAGGGTTGCGTAGCACAGTAACGATGCCGTCGAGCATCAGCTTGGGGTCATTGAAGAACTTTGAAGTGCGTTCGCATGGCCCGAGGTCGGCAAGAGCTGCCTCCGTTATGTTTTCTCCTGCCTTGGAATCACTCAAATACAAGCGATCCACTGTCGCAACGGCAAGCGCGCTGCTACCGCGCCATCCAACCCGGAACATGGCACTTACGATAGAGAGCTGACGAGCGTAACTACGCCGCACACCAAGAACTCGTGCCACAACACCGCCGATCATTGTCAACGGCCATTTTGCGCTATTGTGGTCGTACTTTATAAACTCTTCAATGGAACTATGTCTAAGGGCTTTCACTATACGCACACTGGGTTCTCAGAAGCGGAATTGGTCTTGCACCACACTTGTTTTGATCCACTGCATCGCCATGATCACCGGCACATGATGACGCCAAGTGCCATATCTCATCCAAGATGAGCCTCACAACGTCACTAACCGAACGCAGAGAGACACGCATAACTTAATCAATGAATGCCAAGCCTAAACATGTTACCAATCAAAAGGGTTGGTTAGTAGCCGAGCAGCCAAGAGGACGTGACGATGATCACACTTAGTTTTAAAAATATGTCGTAGGCTTGTAGCGAAACATACTGGGGGTCAAGCACACACAGAATTAAAGGCTATATCGCTTGATGCTCAGGTAACGAGTGCCTCTATGAATCGCCACCAGTTTGCTAGACACCTTTCAGCCATAGAAAATGGCTATCAGAGAGGTGTTTATGAGCAACAAGCGTTACCCCGAAGAATTCAAGAGAGAAGCTGTTCGCCAGATTACTGATCGCGGCTACAGCGTGGCGGACGTGGCCAGTCGGCTGGGCGTGACGACGCACAGTCTGTATGCCTGGGTGAAGAAGTACGGGCCGGCTGCTGAGCAACATCGAGTGGAGGCTGATGATCAGGCCGAGATTCGTCGGCTACAAAAAGAGCTTAAGCGTGTCACGGAGGAGCGTGACATTCTAAAAAAAGCCGCGGCGTACTTCGCGAGCCAATCCGAGTGAAGTACGCTTTTATTCAATCCCATCGCCACCAGTTGCCGGTGCGGCATCTGTGTTCTTTGCTTAACGTTCACCCCAGCGGTTTCTATGCGTGGCGTCGACAGCCGCAATCGACTCGCCGTTGTGAGGACAAGCGGCTCTCTGGCCTGATCAAGCAGTTCTGGCTCGAGTCCGGTGCTGTGTATGGCTATCGGAAGATCCATCGTGATTTGCATGAAATAGGCGAGTGTTGCGGCCCCAACCGTGTCCACCGTCTCATGAAAGACGCTGGAATCAGGGCGCAGGTTGGATATCGCAAGCCACGGCATAAGGCTGGAAAAGCGCATGATGTGACGCCTAATGTCCTGCAGAGACAGTTTAATCCGGCTGCGCCGAACGAGCGATGGGCGACCGACATCACCCATATTCGGACCCACGAAGGCTGGTTGTACCTGGCCGTGGTCATCGACTTATTCTCGCGCCGGGTGATTGGCTGGTCGATGCAATCACGGATCACGAGCGATCTGGTTCTAGATGCCTTGTTGATGTCGGTGTGGCGTCGCAAGCCGGTGAGCAAGGTACTTGTTCATTCGGACCAGGGCAGTCAATACACAAGCTATGACTGGAGCGCGTTTCTACGCGCAAACGGCCTTGAGGGCAGTATGAGCAGACGCGGCAACTGCCATGACAACGCAGTCGCTGAAAGCTTCTTCCAGCTTCTGAAACGCGAGCGCGTGAAGCGCAAGATATATCCGACCCGGCAGGATGCCCGGGCCGATATCTTTGACTATATCGAGATGTTCTACAACGTCAGACGCCGGCATGGCTCGAACAGCCTGCTGTCACCTGTAGACTACGAACAGCATCACGAAAAACAACTGGAAAGTGTCTAGAGAACTGGTGGCGATTCACTATGTATTGCCGAACGCCCGGTTACCTGCCTGCTTCCCCCTGTAGAGACCGAACCGGAATGTGATGATTTACACAATAACAACCAGCTTTAGGATAGCGTTAACCGTAAGCTCAGTAGTCGCGTTAATCGCTTTGTACACCTATAAAAGCGACGATGCTGATAGAAGTCGTCACCTCTTTTTGATCCAAGACTTAGCGGGCGGGACCTACACTACTTTATTGGTGGGCACTTCAACAATTCGGCGTATCCCGTTCAACGCCCTCGCTGAGTGCCGCCCCTTCCGATTGAGAGGGCTAAACTCTGCGCTACTAATAGACGTGAGCTTGTATATGTCTGCAATCAAACCAGACGACCAAGTTCATACCATACTGCTGTATGCGGGAGAGAACGACTTGTCTAACGGCAAGAAATTTTACGATATCCAGGAGAAATTCACTGAGCTACTCAATATGCTAGAGAAAAAGTTTTCGCGTGCGAAAATCATAATAATCGGCTTGAAATTCTCTACTGCAAGAAAAGCCGCTTGGCCCGAATTTCGTCAGTTCAACGCCTTTGCCAAACAATGGGCCTCTGCCAATTCAAGAGGTAACTACATAGATACAGCATGGTCTGAAGAAGAAAACGCATCAGCTTTTTTTGAGGAAGACGGAGTACACCTTAACGATCGAGGTTACCGTAAGCTTCTACCAACTATCACTGAGGCTTGCAAAGCAATATGACCCGTCTACATTACATGGATTCAATGCGCGCTGTGCTGATGATGCTAGGTGTCGTCCTACATACAGCGCAAATCTATAATCCAGACCAGTCATGGGTCCTGTACACGACAACGGACTCGAGCAAAGTAGCCAAAGTTTTCTACGAATCCATTCATCTCTTTAGAATGCCTGCGTTTTTCGTTATTTCTGGTTTCTTTTGCGGCTTAACATTACAGCGCTATGGGGCATTGAAGTTTCTTAAGGTGAGAATTCCGCGACTCGTCATACCGATGGTTACAACAGCACTAACATTAAATGTTCTTCAGTTTTATGTTTTAAGTGCATCGGGATGGTCAAGTGACACTTGGGAAACCTTCTTCCTGCAAGGAGGCTGGGTCAGTCATCTCTGGTTTCTGGCTAATTTGACATTTTACTTTTTCGTGACAGCAACTGTTTTTTCCTTCGTGCCGAAGAGGGTGTCGTCGCTAGCAAACGTTTTTCTAGATCACGCTGCGAAACTATCAGGACTATTTTTCTTGCTACTTTTACCAACGATTACGTTGCTAATAATGTCGCTGGGCCAATTAGGGTTCCCTCTTTACAGTCAGTTCTGGAACACAATATCAGTCTATCAATTGGTGTTGTACGTGCCGTTCTTTACGGTAGGGCTTTTGTTTGGCACCAAGTTTCAGTTTCTAGATAAAGCAATCGGTTTATCTGCGACTTGGCTGATAGCGTTGTTAGTGGCGTGTCAACTTTCACTGCAGTATCTCTCTGATGTGGGACGCCTTGACGCGATTTTTCAACTTTATTTTTCAACCCTAGCAGCCTGGTGCGCGATTCTAGTGGTGTTTAAGTCATTCCATTACTTTGCTAACCGTAGCTCAAGAAGCTGGCAGTTCCTGTCCGATTCTGCCTACACTGTTTATCTCTTTCACCACGCAATGGTGATCATTCTTGGAATCATTGCCATTAAGCTTGAACTAGCATTCTGGATTGGTTTTCCCGCTATCATATGCATTGTTTTGATCTGTACTCTAGCTTTCCACCTTTTCTTGATAATACCCAACCGCAAACTTCGATTCCTTTTCAACGGCAAGTAACGTTCGAGTACTGCCACTTAACTAGAGGTGCAACTGAATCAGATAGGCTATGCCTTAGGAAACCTGTAAGCAAAAATGGCGGGCGACTTCTCCGGACCACCTTGACTGGTGTCCATATAGCTACACAGATAAAGAATGCCCTCTCGGTCATCAAAATAAGCACCTCGGACACCAAAGCCTAGTTCGAGCTCCCCATATTCATACGGTCGAGGATCGAAGATATTAGGTGCATCCAAAATATCCTGGAGTCTAAACCTCCAGTAATAATTGTAGTAGTCATCAGCCTCAAGAGCGTCAAACCCAGAACCTCGAACTTTGTAGGCTATGCCTGACTTCAGGCCACCAGTTCTCCCAATACAGATATAGTCATCGCCCCAAATGAATCCAGTCCACACTCGAGAGAGCTCATTGAAAACAGGGTCACCAACTTCTTGCCGATCGTAGCTTCCCATCGGGTTTTCTAGCGAGAAAAGCATTAAAGGTTTTGCTGTTGCTGCCCCGGTTGGAGACCCGTCCATGGCGTATAGCGAGGGGCCAATGGAATGACGATGATTTATCGGAGTGTTTTTACTACTTCCCAGTAAGTGGGTGCCGCCTAGAGACTGCTGCCATACAAAAGGGATCTCTTGCATCCATCCCGCTGAGCGTGCGTGACCTTTCGTTGAATAAAACTTATCGACTGACCCGTCATAGTGGAGTATGGCAAGGTCTTTAGTATTGTTAGCATCGGCATCGTAGTATTCTTGCGTGAGTACAAAAACTCGTCCTCCGTCATCGTACAAACCCATTATAGGCCAGCTAACGGAATTCCCTCTTGGCTCAATTTGTACATACGGCATCACGTTGTCTGCTAAAGGAGCATCTTGAAGCTCTGTATCCTCAAAGGCCAGTGGTCCAAACTTACCAACGCCATTGCCATACTCGTGGCCTGCGAGCCAAAGATAATTATCTCGAACAGCAAAAGCGCCATGGCCAAAGGCAGCTCGCATATATTCCCCGCCAAAGTTCATGTTCCTTACGCGCGTTACACCAAGATAAGAAGAACCGAATATGGCATCCCCCTCGGACCCTAACTCTTCAGGCGGTATTTGCGCACCAGGCAGTGCAGAGGCGGTGGCGACCCCCGCCTCCGACGAACTAGAAGAGCCACCGCAGCCCGCGAGCCCTAAAGTCACCGTACCGGTTATTAGCGTAATTGCTCTTCTTCTGGTCACGTTACTCATAGAATATCTCAGAAAAAATAATTGCACTGCCCAACTTGTGCGAGTATAGCCTTTCTGTAGTATACGCGAGCCGCTACAGCGGTCTAAGGACAAGCACCCACCGCATCACCCAAATAGGAAGCCCTGCGCAAAACAAGAAATGCGTCAAACGACTACACTGACCGTACGATTAGCTGCCTCTGCGGGGTTGGTGCTACTTTCACTGAACTTCTTTGGACTTACGCAAAATCTTCGTCCTGAGGGCCTAACACCAGATGTGCTGCGTTTTGGTGAACGTGACCTCTTGCTATCACAGAATGAGCTAGAAGAAGAAATAGTGCGTGGCGAGCAAGAAACCGACGCTGAATTTCTGAACAGGGTCACCCACTCTATTGCTGACGGAATGGCACACATCCATTGGGAGAGATTCGATGCCAACAGATTTCATCAGCAAGTCCCAGTATGGGAAAACTACATTCTATGGGGCATGCGCTACATCACAAAAATCCCTGAATATGAACGCTACCATTTTAGTAATGTGGAAAAGTCCATCGAACGCGGTATCGGCATATGCGGAGATGCCAGTATTTTGCTTTCACAAATTCTTACTACCGAAGG from Congregibacter litoralis KT71 includes these protein-coding regions:
- a CDS encoding IS3-like element ISGpr2 family transposase (programmed frameshift) — protein: MSNKRYPEEFKREAVRQITDRGYSVADVASRLGVTTHSLYAWVKKYGPAAEQHRVEADDQAEIRRLQKELKRVTEERDIPKKSRGVLREPIRVKYAFIQSHRHQLPVRHLCSLLNVHPSGFYAWRRQPQSTRRCEDKRLSGLIKQFWLESGAVYGYRKIHRDLHEIGECCGPNRVHRLMKDAGIRAQVGYRKPRHKAGKAHDVTPNVLQRQFNPAAPNERWATDITHIRTHEGWLYLAVVIDLFSRRVIGWSMQSRITSDLVLDALLMSVWRRKPVSKVLVHSDQGSQYTSYDWSAFLRANGLEGSMSRRGNCHDNAVAESFFQLLKRERVKRKIYPTRQDARADIFDYIEMFYNVRRRHGSNSLLSPVDYEQHHEKQLESV
- a CDS encoding glycosyltransferase; its protein translation is MKALRHSSIEEFIKYDHNSAKWPLTMIGGVVARVLGVRRSYARQLSIVSAMFRVGWRGSSALAVATVDRLYLSDSKAGENITEAALADLGPCERTSKFFNDPKLMLDGIVTVLRNPGDASKGVIIINYNAYFLPFLKFYDVEKILERFHLILEPSWAGLCEADILAFTQFKAPILVQAYEPRDFAFIEQLRSNLIPVDVGPSWFINHDMFHSPEAGVHRPIDLIMVAGWARFKRHQAFFTAIAPLVKQDPNFRIALVGYPVDLTKEDIQQMAADAGVQQVVEFYEWVTPTEVADLLRQSKASVLWSKFEGNNRAIIESMLCDTPVVMREGHNYGVKYDFVNEHTGQFASENDLCDVVSGLIERQPTMRCRNYIMEHRSAEAATERLAEAIDAIELLHPQHRESPSPSPLAVKVNELHGMSYFRQSGVDFKESYTWLGSHVLK
- a CDS encoding GDSL-type esterase/lipase family protein, encoding MSAIKPDDQVHTILLYAGENDLSNGKKFYDIQEKFTELLNMLEKKFSRAKIIIIGLKFSTARKAAWPEFRQFNAFAKQWASANSRGNYIDTAWSEEENASAFFEEDGVHLNDRGYRKLLPTITEACKAI
- a CDS encoding acyltransferase family protein, with amino-acid sequence MTRLHYMDSMRAVLMMLGVVLHTAQIYNPDQSWVLYTTTDSSKVAKVFYESIHLFRMPAFFVISGFFCGLTLQRYGALKFLKVRIPRLVIPMVTTALTLNVLQFYVLSASGWSSDTWETFFLQGGWVSHLWFLANLTFYFFVTATVFSFVPKRVSSLANVFLDHAAKLSGLFFLLLLPTITLLIMSLGQLGFPLYSQFWNTISVYQLVLYVPFFTVGLLFGTKFQFLDKAIGLSATWLIALLVACQLSLQYLSDVGRLDAIFQLYFSTLAAWCAILVVFKSFHYFANRSSRSWQFLSDSAYTVYLFHHAMVIILGIIAIKLELAFWIGFPAIICIVLICTLAFHLFLIIPNRKLRFLFNGK